The Bacteriovorax sp. BAL6_X genome window below encodes:
- a CDS encoding RNA methyltransferase codes for MEQDIIVGVHSIVHAIRNPRRKIIELVACEEGLDKLYKMGGIKKQELDGLKVKLVSSHKVQELAKELYAQEDFQYSRVPSGVYLLTSQKEVLETKPLFDAIDNGEEVKILCLDGVTDVHNAGAIMRTAAFYNVSHIVFAVKNKFNIGPSMARIASGALEYIEIVKCNSLPKFLSAIIKRNVTPIGLTEHTDDNDLGEIEGIKCLVLGAEDRGLSHATVRLLEKKIRLEPIGKIESLNVSVAAAIGMEKVFSKK; via the coding sequence ATGGAACAAGATATCATTGTTGGAGTACATTCTATTGTACATGCGATTCGAAATCCTAGACGTAAGATTATTGAGCTTGTTGCTTGCGAAGAGGGACTCGACAAGCTTTACAAAATGGGCGGAATAAAAAAACAAGAGCTTGATGGGTTGAAAGTAAAATTAGTTTCTTCGCACAAAGTTCAAGAACTAGCTAAAGAGCTTTACGCACAAGAAGACTTTCAATACTCGAGAGTTCCATCTGGCGTTTACCTGTTAACAAGTCAGAAAGAAGTATTAGAAACAAAGCCATTATTTGATGCAATCGATAACGGTGAAGAAGTAAAGATTCTATGTCTTGATGGAGTAACGGATGTCCACAACGCTGGTGCTATCATGCGTACAGCAGCGTTTTACAATGTTTCTCATATTGTTTTTGCAGTAAAAAATAAATTTAATATTGGGCCTTCAATGGCCCGTATTGCATCTGGCGCGCTAGAGTATATTGAAATTGTTAAATGCAATTCTCTGCCTAAGTTTTTATCAGCAATAATTAAGCGTAATGTAACACCTATTGGGCTTACGGAGCATACTGACGATAACGACTTAGGTGAAATAGAGGGGATTAAGTGCCTCGTTCTTGGAGCAGAAGATAGAGGATTATCACATGCTACAGTTCGCTTGTTAGAAAAGAAAATACGTTTAGAACCAATCGGTAAAATTGAGTCTTTAAATGTATCTGTTGCTGCGGCGATTGGTATGGAAAAAGTTTTTTCTAAAAAATAA